The DNA window CACTTTAATCAAATACCACACCAAGGCAACATTGAGGTTGTGTCAGGATCGGGTAGTACGGAAGTTAAATTAGTAAATGGTCAGGAAGCTTATAATTTTAAAATAGAACACGGTGTGGTGACGGCTTTTAATGGACAAGAGTTACCCAGCTCCGTTAGTCGCACCGAAGATTTGGTGCAAGCTGTTAATCATAATTTATTGATTACTCATCAAATACCTGAGAATAAGATCGTAAGCTATCAGCAAGTAGCAGAAAAACTGGGAGTTATTAACCCCGGTCACGCTTTTGTTGATCCGGGCGATGCTAAATTATTACAGTACATTGAGGGAACAACGGCTTTCAAATCAGAACAAACAGCACCCTATCAGCAAGCGGAAATTAGAGATTTGGCTAAGGATATTATTGTCACGGACGGTGATAAAGTATTGCAATACGTGGATAATACTACCAATCATTTCTCGGATCCAAAAACAGTAGCCGCTTTTTCGTTGGCGGAGCTGCGAGAGTTTGGCTCGGAGCACTCGGCAGAATTAACAAGCGCTGTTCGTGATGGTGTGGTTGATCAAAATTTAACCCACGCACAATTGTTATTAAATTTACATCAGCAAAGCAGTGGTCAGTTATTAACCAACTCCATTGTCGATAGCAATCCAGAGTCATTGCAATTGATGTTACATAATCAGGAAATAAATTTAAATCAAGCAGACAAAATTCAGCAACTAGAAAATAAAGTTACCAGTAGTTTGGAGTTGTCGGCTGATCAAGTATCGCAACAAGCTCTCTATGATTTACAAAAAGCCCATATTACCGTTGAGGTGCCAGCTAGTAATGAGATAAAGATTAATTTACCTAGCGATCTAAACGCCCATGATTTACTGCCGAATGGCGGTGTATTAATCATGGAAAAAGTTGGTGGTGAATTGCAACTGCATCTGGAAACCAGCAGTAATAAGTGGCTAGACTCAGAAACAAGTACATTTGTGCCAAAAGATTTTTGGCAGCAAGCGGATGAACAAACAATGATTAATCACTTTCACAATTTGGTAGGTAAAGAGATTATTCAGAATAAAATGGCCAGTGAATTAGAATTAGCCCGACAAGAACAAGGTATTTTTAGTATTTTGACTATTGATCTCGACGCGCGCTATGATCGGGGATTTAATAAATTAAGCGCCGGCGATGTTTTAATAAGTCAAGAAAATTTTGTTCAAGGCATGAATGAATTCGGCCGGGCCAATAGTTTGCCAGTCACGGGCCAAGAAGATAATTTAATAGATCAGTATCAAATTATTCATAAGTATTTAACAGGGGGAAAAACAGAGTTGATTAACGAGAATATGAATAATTATTTAACGCATCATCAGCCACAGCTCAGTGAGGATGTTAGGCATTATTTGGGTCGGATGGTTGGTGAGGTGTCGTCAGGCGTATTGCCAGAGTTAAAAAGTAATGAACCAGTTTCAGAATTACCAAACCTGAAAGATATTATACCCACCGGCGAGTTACCAGATTTGCACCAAACCAATGATGTGAAAATAGGGGAGTTGCCGTTACTCAAAGAAGATGGTAGCGGTCAAAAAGAGGAAAAAACTACCACCATTAATGATGCTGACAAAAAAGCGACTATTCACGAGAGTAAAGAGGTGCAAGGTAATACGATTATTGAACGCTCATCAGTTGAGGCACAAATGAATGGTGCGGTTATTAGTAAATATTATAACGAAGTGCGGCACGACGTGCTCAGCAAAGAAATTGACTCTTTGGATGATTGGCGAGATAAATTTTCGGAAATCAAAAAAGAATATACGGGCAATGGTGAACTAACGCCCATGGAAAATAAATCTTTGGAATTATCTTTCAAGAGTATTGAAAAAGGAGGTTCATTTGTCGAAGATAAAATCAGAATGGATGTAACAGCGATGTTGTCGCGGTGGAATAAAAAAGAGTAATATTAGATAAATAAACCCCATACCGTACGGTATGGGGTTTATGCTAATAGATTTATTTGACTAAATCAACGATTGCTTTGAAAACCGCCGGATACTTAATAGCTAGTTCACTTAAGACCTTGCGATCTAAGATAATATTATGTTTCTTCAGGGCGTCAATGAAGCGACTATAAGTTAAACCATACTCACGAACTGCAGCATTCAAACGAACGTTCCAGAGAGCACGACTGACAGCTTTTTTCTGGCGACGAGCTCGAAGAGCATGGGCACCAGCTTTTTTAACGGCAGTTTTGGCTAAACGAATGGTGCCTTTACGACTCCAACGATATCCTTTGACTGCTTTTCTTAGTTTTTTTCTTTTTTTAACATGAGTGACACCTCTTTTAACTCTAGGCATATAGGATGTTAATTATTGATTATTAATAAAATTTAGTAATTATGCGGCATGCCGGCAATAACTGCTCGACGATGAACTCCTGCTAAGTTAATATCCCGTCGCTTATTTCTCTTTTTTTTGCCTGTTTGACGGGCATTGAAGTGGTCTTGCGCACCAGCTCGTACCTTTATTTTTTTATTCTTGGTTACTTTAATCCTTTTAACTAAAGCTTTTCTTGTTTTTAACTTCATATAGTTTAATTTATATTAGCGATAAATAAGATATTTTCTATAAAATTGGCGGGGAAAGGCTATTTTTTACTGAATTGAGTGGAAATAGTCGGTCCTTTGCGTAATGTTGGCTGATCGATTTTAACAGCGATGGGCATAGTAGCGACAAAGTCTTCAACAATTTTTTTGGCTAGATCACCATGTTCTTTTTCACGGCCCCGTAAGAAAAGCTCGACTCGGACAATATCACCGCGTTCAATAAACTTAGTGGCTTGTTTTTGTCTGGTTAAAATGTCGCCTTTGCCTATTTTGAAGGTTAGACGAATGTTTTTGAGCTCTACTTTTTTGGATTTTTGCCTGGCTGTTTGTTGTTGTCTGTTAATGGAGTATAAATACTGACCATAATCAAGTATTTTGCAAACAGGTGGCTGGGAAGTGGGATTAACCTCCACCAAATCCAGTCCCGCAGCAATAGCCATTTGTTGAGCCTCACTCAAAGCAAGGGATTTGTGAATTTGGTTTAGTTGATCGATCAAAAAGATCGGATCGCTTTTGATAGCACGATTAATCCGTAGATTTTTTGACGTGTTAATGTTTTTTGTAATTAATAATTAAATATCAAACTTTAATTTTATTGATCTAGGCGCCAGAAGATAAAATTGGCCATTGTTTTTTTTGGTGGAGATGGTGGGTAGTGCGCCCACGTGCGATTAATAGAGAATTTCTAGCGCTACAATCATAGTTTGTTAGTTTGTTTCTCGCAAAGGAAATTAACAAACAACTTATACCTTTGTAAGATCCTCAATTGTCTTAGTTCAGCCTCCTTGAGGAAAGAAGGATGAAAGCAACTCATCTTCATGACGCTTCCTAACCCCAACAATGAGCGATCAGGGGAAACGGTCGCGGCCAGTATTAGGCAGCAACGAAAGCCGGTTGCATCAAGTTAAAAGCTGATTTAACCTTAGCCAAGATATTGTTGGCATTTATATTTGTTGGCTATTTATTTAGGTGTGTTAGACCAAACACCGATTGCTCCGGAAATTCGATATTTAACCGGCGAATTAAAACATCCCCGTATTAATATCTGTTACTAAATAATAATTTAAAGTACAAAATTTGTGATTAACGGGCAATAGATCGTTGAATATTGCGATCCAGCTCGCGTTTTTTGATCTTATCTCGCTTATCAAACTTGGTTAAACCTTGTGCTAAGCCGATTTCAATTTTGATCAATCTTTGCTTAGTATATACAGAAAGAGGTATTATTGTCAACCCGGGACTTGATAATTTTCCCGCCAAAGTAGATAGTTCTTTACGTTTTAGTAACAAGGATCTGGTTCTTTCTGGATTGTAGTTTCTTTGGGCGTAACCACTTTTTTGATAAGCGTTTATTTTACAACTCTTTAATACTAACTGTGGTTTATTATTATGATATTCTAAACTAATAAAACTACCAGTAAGATTAATCTGACCATTTTTTACGGATTTAACCTCTGGGCCTGTTAGTTTAATACCAGCTTCCCAGTGATCAATAATCTTGTAGTTAAACAATCCTTTTTTGTTAGTGGCGATTTGATAGTCGTGCATACGGTAATTATATAATTAAATGAGTGATAAGAGAAATAAGACCGGGTGATCAGGGAATCGGGTTAAGGATATGGTGACAGGAGGGGTTTGCCCGCCAAAGGCGGGTCTGCCTTCTCACCACGCTAGCGCTTTGGCGCAGCGGGTGGCGGATCGTTGTTCGCTCGCAATGACAGACGGGGTTTGAGTTAGTGCTGGGCTCTGGATACTGGATCAAGTCCGGTGTGACAGTGGGGTGAGTATTGTAATGGACATTTGAGCTAGCGCTGACAAACAAAGCATTGTCTTTCTGTCCGCCTTCTCACCACGCTAGCGCTTTGGCGCAGCGGGTGGCTGAAGCTAACGCTTGGGCTCTGGATTGCTTCACCCGCCTTTAGCGGGATTCGCAATGACAGACGACGGTGGATGTAGGAAACGACATTACTAAAGAAAGAACGTTAACCGCTCAGACAAGCTGAGAGACTTCTCTCCAGCCTTTCGCTTGTCCAGCCTTTCGCGAAAGGCTGGACGGAGGGCTGGATCGAAGTGACAAAAGGGTAGTGGACAGGCAATGACAGGCGTTGATTGAGGGGGAAACAGGGAAATGGATAAGAAATGAATAAGTTTAAGCAATATAGTGAAACTAATTGACCAGAAGGAGCAATTATTATATTCTAAAGCTAACATTTAGCCAAAATTAATCAACATTTATGACTACCAAAGAAAAAATTCAAATAATTATCCAGCGGGCAGTGCAGAAAATATCATGGCCCCCAGATGTGTCATTAGAAATTAATTATCCCAGCAGTATTAACTTTGGTCATTACAGTTGTAATATTGCTATGATTTTGGCGCGTTCCTTAAAGAAGTCACCGCAAGAATTAGCTCAGGAGCTAAAGACCGAGTTATTAAAAGACCAGGAAGTGCTAACGACGTTTAGTAAAGTAGAGGTTGCGGGACCCGGGTTTCTTAACTTTCACTTAAGTACTAGGTATTTAGAGCAGGAATTGTTAGCTATTAATAAGCAAAAAGCTAAATATGGCCAAAGTAAGTTAGCAAAAAAAGAAAAGGTAATGATTGAATTTATTTCTGCTAATCCTACAGGTCCTTTGACGCTAGCCAATGGCCGCGGTGGTTTTTGCGGTGATGTACTGGCCAATGTGCTGCAACGATGTGGCTACACTGTTAGTCGAGAGTATTATATTAACGACGCCGGCAACCAGATTGTTACTCTCGGTAAGTCAGTATTGGCTGCGGCCAAGAAAATTCCTGATGATGAAAGCTATTATCACGGTGAGTATATTAAGGATTGGTTGCAGCAGCGGCAGTTAAAACTAGATAACTATCTCAATAAACCGGAGGAGTTAGGACAAAAGGTGGCTGAAGATATATTTACTCAATCAATCAAACCAGTAATTAGTTCCGGCATGAAGATTGCTTTTGATCGTTATTACTCAGAGTATCAAGAATTACATCAAAAAGATCAGATTAAAAAAGTATTAACTTTGTTAAAAAAGAGTGGTCATGTTTATCAGTCGGAGCAGGCTTGGTGGTTTGCCAGTACCAAGTTTGGTGATGATAAGGATCGAGTACTATTAACCGCTGATGAGCGGCCAACATATTTTTTGGTTGATATCGCTTATCATCTGGATAAAGCGCAGCGGGGATTTAATAACATGATTGATATCTGGGGCGCTGATCACGCTGGCTATGTGGCTCGTCTGAAGTCAGCCGTGAAAGTTATCCAACCGCAAGTTCAGCTGGAAGTAATTATTATGCAATTAGTGCGACTAATATCCGGCGGTAAAGAGTTTAAGATGTCCAAACGGCAGGGTACTTACGTAACGATGGATTATTTGTTAAAGATTTTACCACTGGATGTTGTGCGTTGGTTTTTTGTTATGTATACGGCCAATACTCATTTTGATTTTAATCTTGATTTAGCCAAAGACAAGTCGGAGAAGAACCCAGTTTATTATGTCCAATATGCCCATGCTCGCATTAGCAGTATTATCCATAAAACCGCGAAGCTGAAAATTAATAAAACCAGTTTGTCCGATGCGGAAGCTGAGGGCCTTTATTTACTACTGCGCTGGCCAGAATTACTTAAAGAGATAGGGGTAACTTGGCAGTTGAATTTGATAACCTCTTACCTCTTAGAGCT is part of the Candidatus Komeilibacteria bacterium CG_4_10_14_0_2_um_filter_37_10 genome and encodes:
- a CDS encoding 50S ribosomal protein L35, which produces MKLKTRKALVKRIKVTKNKKIKVRAGAQDHFNARQTGKKKRNKRRDINLAGVHRRAVIAGMPHNY
- a CDS encoding SsrA-binding protein: MHDYQIATNKKGLFNYKIIDHWEAGIKLTGPEVKSVKNGQINLTGSFISLEYHNNKPQLVLKSCKINAYQKSGYAQRNYNPERTRSLLLKRKELSTLAGKLSSPGLTIIPLSVYTKQRLIKIEIGLAQGLTKFDKRDKIKKRELDRNIQRSIAR
- the infC gene encoding translation initiation factor IF-3, whose translation is MTKNINTSKNLRINRAIKSDPIFLIDQLNQIHKSLALSEAQQMAIAAGLDLVEVNPTSQPPVCKILDYGQYLYSINRQQQTARQKSKKVELKNIRLTFKIGKGDILTRQKQATKFIERGDIVRVELFLRGREKEHGDLAKKIVEDFVATMPIAVKIDQPTLRKGPTISTQFSKK
- a CDS encoding 50S ribosomal protein L20 is translated as MPRVKRGVTHVKKRKKLRKAVKGYRWSRKGTIRLAKTAVKKAGAHALRARRQKKAVSRALWNVRLNAAVREYGLTYSRFIDALKKHNIILDRKVLSELAIKYPAVFKAIVDLVK
- a CDS encoding arginine--tRNA ligase, whose protein sequence is MTTKEKIQIIIQRAVQKISWPPDVSLEINYPSSINFGHYSCNIAMILARSLKKSPQELAQELKTELLKDQEVLTTFSKVEVAGPGFLNFHLSTRYLEQELLAINKQKAKYGQSKLAKKEKVMIEFISANPTGPLTLANGRGGFCGDVLANVLQRCGYTVSREYYINDAGNQIVTLGKSVLAAAKKIPDDESYYHGEYIKDWLQQRQLKLDNYLNKPEELGQKVAEDIFTQSIKPVISSGMKIAFDRYYSEYQELHQKDQIKKVLTLLKKSGHVYQSEQAWWFASTKFGDDKDRVLLTADERPTYFLVDIAYHLDKAQRGFNNMIDIWGADHAGYVARLKSAVKVIQPQVQLEVIIMQLVRLISGGKEFKMSKRQGTYVTMDYLLKILPLDVVRWFFVMYTANTHFDFNLDLAKDKSEKNPVYYVQYAHARISSIIHKTAKLKINKTSLSDAEAEGLYLLLRWPELLKEIGVTWQLNLITSYLLELTKSFHQYYQAYRVMENDEVASHRLNIVKGYQIVLADLLATLGISAPDKMEK